The following coding sequences lie in one Capnocytophaga stomatis genomic window:
- a CDS encoding L-fucose isomerase — protein sequence MKERLIGRLPKIGIRPVIDGRERGVRESLEVQTMKMAQAAAKLIEENLRFPNGQKVECVIADTTIGGVAEAAMCADKFQREGVGVSLTVTPCWCYGTEVMDTDPLIPKAVWGFNGTERPGAVYLAAALAGYSQKGLPAFGIYGHEVQDANDTSIPEDVQEKILRFAKAGIAVAYMKGKSYLSLGYSSMGIAGSMVDIHFLQDYFGIRTEFVDMTEILRRIDEGIFDQEEYKKAMEWTKKHCKEGIDINKPHNKIDDKRKEYEWEMVVKMTIIIRDMMIGNPKLKEMGFGEESHGRNAIVSGFQGQRQWTDYLPNGDFAEAILNSSFDWNGIRQAFVVATENDCLNGISMLFGHLLTGTAQIFSDVRTYWSPEAVERVTGKKLTGKAKDGIIHLINSGSTTLDATGRMLTSDGKNTMKPYWEVTEKDVQACLENTLWPQADHEYFRGGGYSSQFKTVGEIPVTMCRLNLIKGIGPVLQIAEGWTVDIPDEIHKVLDERTNQTWPTTWFVPRLDPTKDNFKDVYSVMAYWGANHGAICYGHIGADLITLASMLRIPIQMHNIADKDIFRPSAWSGFGMDKEGSDYRACQTYGALYK from the coding sequence ATGAAAGAACGATTGATAGGGCGTTTGCCCAAAATTGGAATCCGTCCGGTAATTGACGGACGCGAGCGAGGCGTACGCGAGTCACTCGAAGTGCAAACAATGAAAATGGCACAGGCTGCTGCCAAACTTATCGAAGAAAATTTACGTTTCCCGAATGGGCAAAAAGTGGAATGCGTTATTGCTGATACAACCATCGGGGGTGTTGCCGAGGCTGCAATGTGTGCCGATAAGTTCCAGCGTGAAGGAGTGGGCGTGTCGCTAACTGTAACCCCTTGCTGGTGTTACGGAACGGAAGTTATGGATACTGACCCGCTTATCCCGAAAGCTGTTTGGGGCTTTAACGGAACGGAAAGACCTGGAGCTGTGTATCTTGCTGCTGCATTGGCTGGCTATTCGCAAAAAGGATTGCCTGCATTTGGAATTTACGGACACGAAGTGCAAGATGCAAACGATACTTCTATTCCTGAAGATGTACAGGAAAAAATCCTCCGATTTGCCAAAGCGGGAATTGCTGTGGCGTATATGAAAGGAAAATCGTACCTTTCACTCGGTTACTCCTCTATGGGAATTGCTGGTTCAATGGTGGACATTCATTTTCTGCAAGATTATTTCGGAATCCGAACAGAGTTTGTCGATATGACTGAAATTTTGCGTCGTATTGATGAAGGTATTTTTGACCAAGAGGAATACAAAAAAGCAATGGAATGGACAAAAAAACATTGCAAAGAAGGAATTGACATCAACAAACCTCATAACAAAATTGACGACAAACGTAAGGAGTACGAATGGGAAATGGTAGTAAAAATGACCATTATCATTCGTGATATGATGATCGGCAACCCAAAACTAAAAGAAATGGGCTTTGGAGAGGAATCACACGGGCGAAATGCTATCGTATCGGGCTTTCAAGGACAACGCCAATGGACGGACTATTTGCCAAATGGCGATTTTGCAGAAGCCATTCTTAATTCATCTTTCGATTGGAACGGCATCCGTCAGGCATTTGTGGTAGCGACTGAGAATGACTGTCTTAACGGAATTTCAATGCTTTTCGGACACTTATTAACCGGAACGGCACAAATATTCTCAGATGTTCGTACTTATTGGAGTCCTGAGGCAGTAGAGCGTGTAACAGGCAAAAAGCTAACAGGAAAAGCTAAAGACGGTATTATTCACCTTATTAATTCAGGGTCAACCACTTTGGATGCAACGGGCAGAATGCTTACTTCCGATGGAAAAAATACAATGAAACCATATTGGGAAGTAACAGAAAAAGATGTTCAGGCGTGCTTGGAAAATACGCTTTGGCCTCAAGCTGACCACGAATATTTCCGCGGCGGAGGTTATTCCTCACAGTTTAAAACCGTCGGAGAAATACCAGTGACGATGTGCCGACTCAATTTAATAAAAGGAATCGGGCCTGTATTACAAATAGCTGAAGGTTGGACTGTGGATATTCCTGATGAAATTCATAAAGTACTTGACGAACGCACCAACCAAACGTGGCCTACAACTTGGTTTGTTCCGCGTTTAGATCCAACTAAGGATAATTTCAAAGATGTATATTCTGTGATGGCATATTGGGGTGCAAATCACGGAGCTATTTGTTACGGACATATCGGGGCTGACTTGATTACGTTGGCGTCAATGCTTCGTATTCCAATTCAGATGCATAATATTGCCGATAAAGATATTTTCCGTCCGTCAGCGTGGAGTGGCTTTGGAATGGACAAAGAAGGTTCGGACTATCGTGCCTGTCAAACTTACGGAGCACTATATAAATAG
- the fucK gene encoding L-fuculokinase, protein MNPLAIIFDCGATNVRVVAINMQGEIEALQSYPNQTETDPNYPEGRIWDFDAIWNKLLRACKSVTSQIDPNRIVGVTTTTFGVDGAFVDAEGKLLYPIISWQCPRTIPILDNISKYLPVDELYTESGVFPYNFNTINKLIWFKENRPEIIDQTEVFLFMPSLLNMRLTGAKCNDNTMMGTSMLTSVASQNFSEKIFEKLQISPAIFGKVGASGDVVGKVTSSASKETGLPEGTPVYLAGHDTQFAIIGSGADINQPVLSSGTWEILMTRSEKATSTPRELDLGITTEFDAEKGKYNIGVNYIASGMLEWIKRNFYGSLSGSECYETMIREASQIPQGVEGVKLNPDFYATQGASGGSIEGLTLHTTRGHIYRAALEALAFKLKEALNSVEKAGNFKAESIICVGGGSKNALWNQIRADVCGIPVKVIEQKETTVLGASFYVFTSAGFFKSIKEAQQTIKESNIFYPNK, encoded by the coding sequence ATGAATCCGTTAGCTATCATCTTTGATTGTGGAGCAACTAACGTTCGGGTAGTGGCGATTAATATGCAAGGCGAAATCGAGGCTTTGCAGTCCTACCCGAACCAAACGGAGACAGATCCTAACTACCCCGAGGGGCGGATTTGGGATTTTGATGCCATTTGGAACAAATTGCTTCGAGCTTGTAAATCAGTAACAAGCCAAATTGATCCTAATCGCATTGTTGGAGTCACCACCACTACTTTCGGTGTTGATGGGGCTTTTGTTGATGCAGAAGGAAAATTATTGTATCCCATCATATCGTGGCAATGTCCCAGAACAATACCTATTTTAGATAATATAAGTAAGTATCTTCCTGTAGATGAACTATATACTGAATCAGGAGTATTTCCGTATAATTTCAACACCATAAACAAACTGATTTGGTTCAAGGAAAATCGTCCTGAGATTATTGACCAAACCGAAGTATTTCTATTTATGCCTTCACTTCTTAATATGAGACTTACAGGAGCCAAGTGCAATGACAATACAATGATGGGAACTTCGATGCTGACAAGTGTAGCAAGTCAAAATTTTTCGGAAAAAATCTTTGAAAAATTACAGATTTCTCCAGCTATTTTTGGAAAAGTAGGGGCATCGGGCGATGTTGTAGGGAAGGTAACTTCTTCTGCTTCAAAAGAAACCGGGCTTCCTGAGGGAACTCCTGTATATCTTGCAGGGCACGATACGCAATTTGCCATCATCGGGTCAGGAGCGGATATTAACCAGCCTGTGCTAAGTTCAGGAACTTGGGAAATTTTGATGACCCGAAGTGAAAAAGCCACTTCTACTCCTCGTGAGTTGGATTTGGGAATTACCACCGAATTTGATGCCGAAAAAGGAAAATATAATATCGGAGTGAATTACATTGCTTCAGGAATGCTTGAATGGATAAAACGAAATTTCTACGGAAGCTTATCTGGTTCAGAGTGTTATGAAACAATGATTCGTGAGGCTTCACAAATTCCTCAAGGAGTTGAAGGAGTGAAGTTAAATCCTGATTTTTACGCTACACAAGGTGCTTCTGGCGGAAGTATCGAAGGGCTTACCTTGCACACTACTCGTGGGCATATTTACCGAGCAGCATTGGAAGCCTTAGCTTTTAAATTAAAAGAAGCGTTGAATTCTGTTGAAAAAGCGGGTAATTTTAAAGCCGAATCTATCATTTGCGTAGGAGGAGGTTCAAAAAATGCTTTGTGGAATCAAATTCGTGCTGATGTTTGCGGTATTCCCGTTAAAGTTATCGAACAGAAGGAAACTACCGTTCTTGGAGCGTCTTTCTATGTATTTACTTCTGCAGGATTTTTTAAATCTATAAAAGAAGCACAACAAACTATAAAAGAGAGTAACATTTTTTATCCCAATAAATAA
- the rhaD gene encoding rhamnulose-1-phosphate aldolase, which translates to METHQLPKSVQKEIAKVSEVAQYLWQREWAERNAGNISINLTEHFSPSDFDYLTSYVSCRQLPLEAANQTYFITGTGCYLRSLINNIEEASCIIHVNGSASGYAIIWGGKSKPFAPTSELISHIKIHCFNQKFKPTYKAVLHTHTIELIVLSHHQLFQDEAKFNHSLWKLCPEIRVFVPNGVHCCPYALSGTEALADITIEGLKNHDVILWEKHGALATGEDVVKAFDFLDVANKGAKMLLMAWAAGFEPQGMSDEQLNELEVNFLKK; encoded by the coding sequence ATGGAGACACATCAACTACCTAAATCTGTACAAAAAGAGATAGCTAAAGTAAGTGAAGTAGCACAATATTTGTGGCAACGCGAATGGGCTGAACGCAATGCAGGAAACATTTCAATAAACCTGACAGAGCATTTCTCTCCATCCGATTTTGATTATTTAACCAGTTATGTTTCGTGCAGGCAACTTCCTTTAGAGGCTGCTAACCAAACGTATTTCATAACAGGAACAGGCTGCTACTTGCGTTCGCTTATTAATAACATTGAGGAGGCGTCTTGCATCATTCACGTTAATGGTTCTGCTTCAGGATATGCAATTATCTGGGGAGGAAAAAGCAAGCCTTTTGCACCAACAAGCGAATTAATTTCACACATAAAGATTCACTGCTTTAATCAGAAATTTAAACCTACCTACAAGGCTGTTTTACATACACATACCATTGAATTAATCGTGCTAAGTCATCATCAGCTTTTCCAAGATGAAGCCAAATTCAATCATTCACTTTGGAAACTTTGTCCTGAAATACGCGTGTTTGTTCCCAATGGAGTTCATTGCTGTCCGTACGCTTTGTCCGGAACGGAGGCTTTAGCTGATATTACTATCGAAGGTCTTAAAAATCACGATGTTATCTTGTGGGAAAAACACGGAGCGTTGGCTACGGGAGAAGACGTTGTAAAAGCCTTTGACTTTTTAGATGTTGCCAACAAAGGAGCCAAAATGCTATTGATGGCTTGGGCGGCCGGCTTTGAGCCTCAAGGAATGAGTGATGAGCAACTCAATGAATTAGAAGTAAATTTTTTAAAGAAATAA
- a CDS encoding helix-turn-helix domain-containing protein yields the protein MGKENLTQRGDPSKVEQVFTSVRLKLWCCRYWQLRKWDTTDMAFPYWRIYWNKNYGGIIGYDQKEYVMSPDTLYIISPNTPYFSCFFSKKKENIYDEEVEGKRVDEDENEQLIAMHSLLHLYIHFNLGIPFDYVKEGIYTIELSPFQKEKLENLTQNLKKGNIFDFSATMYLQSLIFEFISLLDKSLWNSARMDNRVLTVIRYIDRNIAQNHTNEHLASLVHMATNSFARLFHDVMKTPLQLFIKQRKINNACGLFDHNDIPIEEVAHQLGFADRYHFSRIFKQIRGVSPGEYCKTRKRIF from the coding sequence ATGGGAAAGGAAAATTTGACTCAACGTGGCGACCCTTCAAAAGTGGAACAGGTTTTTACCTCTGTCCGATTGAAACTATGGTGCTGCCGATATTGGCAATTAAGAAAATGGGACACAACAGATATGGCTTTTCCTTATTGGAGAATTTATTGGAATAAAAATTACGGCGGAATCATTGGTTATGACCAAAAAGAGTACGTAATGTCTCCCGATACGCTTTATATCATTTCACCTAACACGCCTTATTTTTCGTGTTTCTTCTCAAAGAAAAAGGAAAACATATATGATGAGGAAGTTGAGGGCAAACGTGTAGATGAAGACGAAAATGAGCAGCTCATTGCGATGCATTCATTATTACATTTATATATCCATTTTAACCTTGGAATTCCGTTTGATTATGTTAAGGAAGGGATTTACACCATTGAATTAAGTCCTTTTCAAAAAGAAAAATTAGAGAATTTAACCCAAAACCTCAAAAAGGGAAATATTTTTGATTTTTCTGCCACAATGTATCTTCAATCACTTATTTTTGAATTTATTTCATTGTTAGACAAATCATTATGGAATTCCGCTCGTATGGATAATCGGGTTCTTACTGTAATACGTTATATTGACCGCAACATTGCTCAAAATCACACCAACGAGCACTTGGCTTCGCTCGTTCATATGGCAACAAACTCATTTGCAAGGCTTTTTCACGACGTGATGAAAACTCCGTTGCAACTTTTCATCAAGCAAAGAAAAATCAACAATGCGTGCGGGCTTTTTGACCATAACGACATTCCGATTGAAGAAGTCGCACACCAGTTAGGTTTTGCCGACAGATACCATTTTTCCCGAATTTTCAAACAAATCAGAGGCGTTTCCCCGGGAGAATATTGCAAAACAAGGAAACGTATTTTTTAA